One genomic region from Drosophila subpulchrella strain 33 F10 #4 breed RU33 chromosome 2R, RU_Dsub_v1.1 Primary Assembly, whole genome shotgun sequence encodes:
- the LOC119549128 gene encoding golgin subfamily A member 1: protein MFATLKNKIKEETGEDVVHPANQRYPSNNNNNYRLRSRRVSINSNSADDVGGGGFYNESEQLCQLRSQCNELTTKLSAVTQGLQQLQEEKTRVDKTNEILLESVRVAQTQKDIYCEEQEKIQNLQQIEIDKLKNLLSFREQESVDRMGHMRQQSQQIESLSEELERLRPMESVAEDLRDELEQLRHSSQQEKNLLTTTLAAVQEENRHLKKRMKIVEESRLESLGKLNSEQQVQALIREHKLLEQHLEEAHLQLSDIKGSWSGQNLALETQVSRLSKQVAEETTEKRKALKSRDDAIESRKQVSFELEKTKDEVKQRDAKVKLLEEEIDELSVALKECREENEQQILFERNKSQNLETEVKDLKTRLTAADDRFTEYASNAEQVAQKLRTQATEKQEQLDETIMQLEIEREEKMTAILRNAEIAQSEDILRQQLRLERSEATDLQDRNNQLERDIAEVRQTLQQVSSTAQDNAQKLTEFEGVQLEIVEKNKTIKTLNQRLVDLKKTVQKDFRSAQISMDTESHPTTIPGHRISSSSPEAFSSGEKGNCVIMDEVNFQYLKHVIVKFLTSREVEARHLVRAVSTLLQLTSEEEKLLHDTLNWKMSWFGMKPT from the exons atgtttgccactctgaaaaacaaaatcaaagagGAGACTGGCGAGGATGTGGTCCACCCGGCCAACCAGCGCTAtcccagcaacaacaacaacaactaccgGCTACGTAGTCGCCGCGTTAGCATTAATTCCAACTCGGCTGATGATGTGGGCGGTGGCGGATTCTACAATGAG TCGGAGCAACTGTGCCAGCTGCGGAGCCAGTGCAACGAGCTCACCACGAAGCTGTCCGCCGTCACGCAGGGATTGCAGCAGCTGCAGGAGGAGAAGACCCGCGTGGACAAGACCAACGAGATCCTGCTGGAGAGCGTGCGAGTGGCCCAGACGCAGAAGGACATCTACTGCGAGGAGCAGGAGAAGATCCAGAATCTGCAGCAGATCGAGATCGACAAGCTGAAGAATCTGCTCAGCTTTCGGGAGCAGGAGTCGGTGGATCGGATGGGCCACATGCGGCAGCAGAGCCAGCAAATCGAGTCCCTGAGCGAGGAGCTGGAACGGCTGCGTCCCATGGAATCGGTGGCCGAGGATCTACGTGACGAATTGGAGCAGCTGCGGCATTCCTCACAGCAGGAGAAGAACCTTCTGACCACCACACTGGCTGCGGTGCAGGAAGAGAATCGACACCTGAAGAAGCGTATGAAAATCGTGGAGGAGTCGCGCCTGGAATCGCTTGGCAAGCTGAATTCCGAGCAGCAGGTGCAGGCTCTCATCCGGGAACACAAGCTGTTGGAGCAGCACCTGGAAGAGGCTCATCTACAGCTGTCGGACATCAAAGGGTCCTGGAGTGGCCAGAATCTGGcgctggaaacccaagtcagTCGTTTATCAAAGCAAGTGGCTGAAGAAACTACAGAAAAGCGAAAGGCCCTCAAATCCCGCGATGATGCAATCGAAAGCCGCAAGCAGGTTTCATTCGAGCTAGAAAAGACCAAAGATGAAGTCAAGCAGCGGGACGCAAAG GTCAAGCTGTTGGAGGAGGAAATCGATGAGCTGAGTGTGGCACTAAAAGAGTGCCGAGAGGAGAACGAGCAGCAAATCCTCTTTGAGCGCAACAAATCT CAAAATCTGGAAACAGAGGTAAAAGATCTCAAGACTCGTCTCACGGCGGCGGATGACAGGTTCACCGAGTACGCCTCGAATGCCGAGCAGGTGGCCCAAAAGCTACGGACCCAAGCGACTGAAAAGCAGGAGCAGCTGGACGAAACTATAATGCAGCTGGAAATCGAACGAGAGGAGAAAATGACTGCAATTCTTCGCAATGCGGAAATCGCCCAGAGCGAAGACATTTTACGGCAGCAGTTGCGCTTGGAGCGTAGCGAAGCCACCGATCTCCAGGATAGGAATAATCAACTGGAGAGAGATATAGCTGAGGTCCGTCAAACTCTGCAACAGGTTAGCAGCACAGCCCAGGATAATGCTCAAAAGTTGACAGAATTCGAGGGCGTTCAGCTGGAAATAGTCGAGAAAAATAAG acaataaaaacattaaatcAGCGATTGGTCGACCTCAAGAAAACCGTGCAAAAGGATTTCCGCAGTGCGCAGATTTCTATGGATACAGAATCTCATCCGACAACGATCCCTGGCCACAGGATCTCTAGCTCATCACCTGAGGCATTTTCATCGGGCGAGAAAGGCAACTGCGTCATAATGGACGAAGttaattttcaatatttgAAACATGTCATTGTGAAGTTCTTGACCAGCCGAGAG GTGGAAGCACGACACCTTGTCCGAGCCGTATCAACTTTACTTCAACTGACATCCGAGGAGGAAAAGCTGCTGCATGACACCTTGAATTGGAAAATGAGTTGGTTCGGCATGAAACCAACTTAA
- the LOC119549127 gene encoding low-density lipoprotein receptor-related protein 6: MALEPYTKSAEIEPQLCQVIANNEDVTTKATKCATFSRGVGWRHLLIGFLLICFGISNSWQYKNVHMPSSSSLIASPPASAFVNTPATLLFTTRHDIQVANITRPTGGPQIDVIVRDLAEAMAIDFYYAKNLVCWTDSGREIIECAHTNSSALQPLLRAPKQTVISTGLDKPEGLAIDWYTDKIYWTDGEKNRIEVATLDGRYQKVLFWTDLDQPRAVAVVPARKLLIWTDWGEYPKIERASMDGDPLSRMTLVKEHVFWPNGLAVDLKNELIYWTDGKHHFIDVMRLDGSSRRTIVNNLKYPFSLTFYNDRLYWTDWQRGSLNALDLQTRELKELIDTPKAPNSVRAWDPSLQPYEDNPCAHSNGNCSHLCLLATNSQGYSCACPTGVKLISPNTCANGSQEMMFIVQRTQISKISLDSPDYTIFPLPLGKVKYAIAIDYDPVEEHIYWSDVETYTIKRAHADGTGVTDFVTSEVRHPDGLALDWLARNLYWTDTVTDRIEVCRLDGTARKVLIYEHLEEPRAIAVAPSLGWMFWSDWNERKPKVERASLDGSERVVLVSENLGWPNGIALDIEAKAIYWCDGKTDKIEVANMDGSGRRVVISDNLKHLFGLSILDDYLYWTDWQRRSIDRAHKITGNNRIVVVDQYPDLMGLKVTRLREVRGQNACAVRNGGCSHLCLNRPRDYVCRCAIDYELANDKRTCVVPAAFLLFSRQEHIGRISIEYNEGNHNDERIPFKDVRDAHALDVSVAERRIYWTDQKSKCIFRAFLNGSYVQRIVDSGLIGPDGIAVDWLANNIYWSDAEARRIEVARLDGSSRRVLLWKGVEEPRSLVLEPRRGYMYWTESPTDSIRRAAMDGSDLQTIVAGANHAAGLTFDQETRRLYWATQSRPAKIESADWDGKKRQILVGSDMDEPYAVSLYQDYVYWSDWNTGDIERVHKTTGQNRSLVHSGMTYITSLLVFNDKRQTGVNPCKVNNGGCSHLCLAQPGRRGMTCACPTHYQLAKDGVSCIPPKNYIIFSQRNSFGRLLPNTTDCPNIPLPVSGKNIRAVDYDPITHHIYWIEGRSHSIKRSLANGTKVSLLANSGQPFDLAIDIIGRLLFWTCSQSNSINVTSFLGESVGVIDTGDSEKPRNIAVHAMKRLLFWTDVGSHQAIIRARVDGNERVELAYKLEGVTALALDQQSDMIYYAHGKRIDAIDINGKNKKTLVSMHISQVINIAALGGFVYWLDDKTGVERITVSGERRSAELQRLPQITDIRAVWTPDPKVLRNHTCLHSRTKCSHICIASGEGMARTRDVCSCPKHLMLLEDKENCGAFPACGPDHFTCAAPVSGISDVNKDCIPASWRCDGQKDCPDKSDEVGCPTCRADQFSCQSGECIDKSLVCDGTTNCANGHDEADCCKRPGEFQCPINKLCISAALLCDGWENCADGADESSDICLQRRMAPATDKRAFMILIGATMITIFSIVYLLQFCRTRIGKSRTEPKDDQATDPLSPSTLSKSQRVSKIASVADAVRMSTLNSRNSMNSYDRNHITGASSSTTNGSSMVAYPINPPPSPATRSRRPYRHYKIINQPPPPTPCSTDICDESDSNYTSKSNSNNSNGGATKHSSSSAAACLQYGYDSEPYPPPPTPRSHYHSDVRIVPESSCPPSPSSRSSTYFSPLPPPPSPVQSPSRGFT; the protein is encoded by the exons TTCACATGCCCAGCTCCTCATCTCTGATAGCCAGCCCGCCCGCCAGTGCGTTTGTCAACACGCCGGCCACCCTGCTCTTCACCACCCGCCATGACATCCAGGTGGCGAACATCACGAGGCCCACGGGCGGACCTCAGATCGATGTGATCGTGAGGGATCTGGCCGAGGCGATGGCCATTGACTTCTATTACGCGAAGAACCTGGTCTGCTGGACGGATTCCGGCCGGGAGATTATCGAGTGCGCCCACACCAACTCCTCCGCACTGCAGCCGCTCTTGCGGGCGCCGAAGCAAACTGTGATATCCACGGGGCTGGACAAGCCCGAGGGTCTGGCCATCGACTGGTACACGGACAAGATCTACTGGACGGACGGCGAGAAGAACCGGATCGAGGTGGCCACGCTGGATGGTCGCTACCAGAAGGTGCTCTTCTGGACGGATCTGGACCAGCCGCGAGCGGTGGCCGTGGTTCCCGCGCGGAAACTGCTCATCTGGACAGATTGGGGAGAGTATCCCAAGATCGAGCGCGCCAGCATGGATGGCGACCCACTGTCTCGCATGACATTGGTCAAGGAGCATGTGTTCTGGCCCAACGGATTGGCCGTAGACTTGAAGAACGAGCTCATCTACTGGACGGATGGCAAGCACCATTTCATCGATGTGATGAGACTGGACGGGAGCAGTCGGCGGACGATAGTTAACAACCTGAAGTACCCCTTTAGCTTGACCTTCTACAACGATCGTTTGTACTGGACGGACTGGCAGAGGGGATCGCTGAATGCCCTTGACCTGCAAACCCGTGAGCTGAAAGAGCTGATTGACACGCCCAAGGCACCCAACTCAGTAAGAGCATGGGACCCCTCCCTGCAGCCATATGAGGACAACCCTTGTGCTCACAGCAATGGGAACTGCTCACATCTTTGCCTGCTGGCTACAAACTCACAGGGTTACAGTTGCGCCTGTCCCACTGGGGTGAAGTTGATATCACCAAATACCTGTGCCAATGGCTCTCAGGAAATGATGTTCATTGTGCAGAGAACGCAGATTAGTAAGATATCCCTGGACTCGCCGGACTACACCATATTCCCGCTGCCTTTGGGGAAGGTGAAGTACGCAATAGCCATAGATTACGACCCGGTGGAGGAGCACATCTATTGGTCCGATGTGGAAACGTATACGATCAAAAGAGCTCATGCCGATGGCACGGGAGTCACTGACTTTGTGACCTCAGAAGTGCGTCATCCCGATGGCTTGGCGCTCGATTGGCTGGCCCGCAACCTGTATTGGACGGACACGGTCACAGATCGGATTGAGGTCTGCCGTCTGGATGGGACGGCAAGGAAGGTGCTGATCTATGAGCATCTGGAGGAGCCTCGAGCCATTGCAGTGGCCCCCTCGCTGGGCTGGATGTTCTGGAGCGACTGGAACGAGCGCAAACCCAAGGTGGAGCGGGCATCTCTGGATGGATCCGAGCGTGTGGTTCTGGTCTCCGAGAATCTGGGCTGGCCCAACGGCATTGCTTTGGACATCGAGGCCAAGGCGATCTACTGGTGCGATGGCAAGACGGACAAAATCGAGGTGGCCAACATGGATGGCTCTGGCCGCCGAGTGGTCATCAGCGATAATCTGAAGCATCTGTTTGGCCTGAGCATCCTGGACGACTACTTGTATTGGACAGACTGGCAGCGGCGCTCGATTGACCGGGCCCACAAGATCACGGGCAACAATCGGATAGTGGTGGTCGATCAGTATCCGGACCTAATGGGTCTTAAGGTCACTCGTTTGAGGGAGGTGAGGGGACAGAACGCATGTGCGGTGCGGAACGGAGGCTGCTCGCATCTCTGCCTGAATCGTCCCAGGGATTATGTCTGTCGGTGTGCCATCGACTACGAGTTGGCCAATGATAAACGCACCTGCGTTGTTCCAGCTGCTTTTCTTCTGTTTTCCCGCCAAGAGCACATTGGCCGGATTTCCATCGAGTACAACGAGGGTAACCACAACGACGAGAGAATACCCTTCAAGGATGTGCGGGATGCCCATGCCCTGGATGTGTCTGTTGCCGAGCGGAGGATCTACTGGACGGATCAGAAGAGCAAGTGCATCTTTCGGGCGTTTTTGAATGGCTCGTATGTGCAGCGCATTGTGGATTCCGGTCTAATAGGACCCGACGGCATCGCCGTCGATTGGTTGGCCAATAACATCTACTGGTCAGATGCCGAGGCGCGTCGCATCGAGGTGGCTCGCTTGGATGGCAGCAGTCGGAGAGTGCTCCTCTGGAAGGGAGTGGAGGAGCCACGATCGCTGGTGCTTGAGCCACGACGAGGTTACATGTACTGGACGGAATCGCCAACGGACTCGATCCGTCGAGCGGCAATGGATGGATCCGACTTGCAGACAATCGTAGCAGGCGCGAATCATGCCGCTGGACTAACCTTCGACCAGGAGACGAGGCGTCTGTACTGGGCCACCCAATCACGACCAGCTAAAATCGAAAGCGCCGACTGGGATGGCAAGAAACGTCAGATTCTGGTTGGTAGCGACATGGATGAGCCATATGCGGTGTCCCTGTACCAGGATTACGTGTACTGGAGCGACTGGAACACTGGCGACATTGAGCGAGTGCACAAGACAACGGGTCAGAATCGCAGTCTGGTGCACTCGGGCATGACGTACATCACCTCACTACTGGTGTTCAACGATAAGCGTCAGACCGGTGTTAATCCCTGCAAGGTGAACAATGGAGGTTGTTCACATCTCTGTTTGGCCCAACCGGGAAGACGGGGAATGACCTGTGCCTGCCCCACCCATTACCAGTTGGCCAAGGACGGCGTCTCCTGTATTCCACCCAAGAACTACATTATCTTCAGCCAGAGGAACAGCTTTGGAAGGCTGCTTCCGAACACCACAGATTGCCCGAATATTCCGCTGCCCGTGTCTGGCAAGAATATTCGCGCTGTGGACTACGATCCCATCACTCATCACATTTATTGG ATTGAGGGCAGAAGTCACAGCATTAAGCGATCTTTGGCAAACGGGACCAAGGTTAGCTTGCTGGCCAATTCCGGACAGCCTTTTGACCTGGCGATCGATATCATTGGGCGCCTGCTCTTCTGGACGTGCTCCCAATCCAACAGTATTAATGTCACAAG CTTCCTCGGCGAATCAGTCGGCGTCATCGATACCGGGGATTCGGAAAAACCTCGGAATATTGCCGTGCATGCCATGAAGCGTCTGCTCTTTTGGACAGATGTGGGCAGTCATCAGGCCATCATACGTGCTCGAGTCGACGGCAATGAACGCGTGGAGCTGGCCTACAAACTGGAGGGAGTCACTGCCTTGGCCTTGGATCAGCAGTCCGATATGATTTACTATGCTCACGGCAAGAGGATTGATGCCATCGATATCAATGGAAAGAACAA AAAAACCCTGGTTTCTATGCACATCTCGCAAGTGATCAATATCGCCGCCCTGGGTGGATTTGTCTACTGGCTGGATGACAAAACTGGCGTAGAGCGCATAACTGTCTCTGGCGAAAGGCGATCTGCTGAGCTGCAGCGCTTGCCGCAGATCACCGACATCCGTGCCGTTTGGACACCTGATCCGAAGGTGCTGCGCAACCACACCTGCCTGCACAGTCGCACCAAGTGCTCCCACATCTGCATCGCCAGCGGCGAGGGAATGGCTCGAACCCGCGACGTCTGCTCCTGCCCCAAGCATCTAATGCTGCTGGAGGACAAGGAGAACTGCGGCGCCTTTCCCGCCTGTGGCCCAGATCATTTCACGTGCGCGGCTCCCGTATCAGGAATAAGTGACGTGAACAAGGACTGCATACCCGCCTCCTGGCGTTGTGACGGCCAGAAGGACTGTCCGGACAAGTCGGACGAGGTGGGTTGTCCCACATGCCGGGCGGATCAGTTTAGCTGTCAGTCGGGCGAGTGCATCGACAAGTCGCTAGTGTGCGATGGCACTACCAACTGCGCCAATGGTCATGACGAAGCGGATTGTTGTAAGCGACCAGGGGAGTTTCAGTGTCCCATCAATAAG CTCTGCATATCGGCCGCTCTGCTCTGCGATGGCTGGGAGAATTGCGCCGACGGAGCCGATGAGTCCTCAGACATTTGCCTGCAGCGTCGCATGGCGCCCGCTACTGACAAACGTGCCTTTATGATTCTAATAGGAGCCACCATGATCACCATCTTCTCAATTGTCTACTTGCTGCAGTTCTGCCGCACGCGGATTGGCAAGAGTCGAACGGAGCCAAAGGACGATCAGGCCACGGATCCATTGTCACCCTCGACGCTAAGTAAATCTCAAAGGGTGTCTAAGATCGCCTCCGTCGCGGATGCCGTTCGGATGTCTACGCTTAACTCGCGCAACAGCATGAACTCCTACGATCGCAATCACATCACTGGTGCCTCGAGTTCAACGACGAATGGTAGTAGTATGGTGGCGTATCCCATCAATCCTCCACCCTCGCCGGCGACCAGATCACGACGCCCATACAGGCACTACAAGATCATCAACCAGCCACCGCCGCCCACGCCCTGCTCCACGGACATTTGTGATGAGTCCGACTCAAATTATACGAGCAAATCGAACAGCAATAACAGTAACGGAGGGGCCACGAAGCATTCTTCCAGTTCCGCGGCCGCTTGCCTACAATACGGGTACGACAGTGAGCCGTATCCGCCGCCGCCAACACCGCGCTCGCATTACCACAGCGATGTGCGCATTGTGCCAGAGTCCTCCTGCCCGCCATCGCCGTCATCAAGGAGCTCCACGTACTTTTCGCCGCTCCCGCCCCCGCCATCACCAGTACAGTCACCCAGTCGGGGTTTTACGTAA
- the LOC119549296 gene encoding lysozyme 1, protein MAGVGEPLRDRSSLGMVRSSWSKVRVLPLLWFLLQGIPLLAIRLKPCELAGQLYILDVPKSELPLWLCIAEFESRFNTHVVGQANTDGSRDYGLFQISDRYWCAPPNRTEYYAFNDCNVNCTRLLSDDITMAVQCARLIQKQQGWTAWSVYPEFCNGTLEAIDECFQPSNATDCLTSEMEEVKDC, encoded by the coding sequence ATGGCCGGAGTTGGAGAGCCACTTCGTGACCGGAGCTCGCTTGGAATGGTCCGATCAAGTTGGTCGAAAGTGAGAGTACTCCCGTTGCTGTGGTTCCTGCTCCAGGGGATTCCCCTGCTAGCCATTCGCCTGAAGCCCTGCGAACTGGCCGGCCAGCTGTACATACTAGATGTCCCGAAATCTGAGCTGCCCCTGTGGCTCTGCATCGCGGAGTTTGAGAGTCGATTCAACACCCACGTGGTGGGTCAGGCCAACACAGATGGCTCAAGGGATTACGGACTCTTTCAGATCAGCGATCGCTACTGGTGTGCACCTCCGAATCGGACGGAATACTACGCATTCAACGATTGCAATGTGAATTGCACTCGCCTGCTGAGCGACGACATCACCATGGCCGTTCAGTGCGCCCGGCTCATCCAGAAACAACAGGGTTGGACGGCCTGGTCCGTCTACCCGGAGTTCTGCAATGGAACTTTGGAAGCCATCGACGAGTGTTTCCAGCCGAGCAATGCCACAGATTGCTTGACCAGCGAGATGGAAGAGGTCAAAGATTGTTAG